aagtcTCTCCAAACGTAAGCCCCCCAAAGCGGTAACGCAAAAAACCCTCCGTTAAATCGCCCGTCCAAATACAAGCCACCCGGGAGCTTGTACTTAaaaattgccctcaaatacaaagtaaaaacGGTAAATTTACTTCCAACTATAAGGCTAGCCCAATCGATTTAGAAACGCAAATAAGATAAGctccgtagataagcccctcCGCGAATATAGGCCCCTCGAAATGGGCCTCATCGTTAAGAGTGCGAGGGAAGGATTTAAGTAATTTGTAAGAGTAGtcgctttgtaattttataatagtagtatttataaatcatttcttatatttcttacttgtaaagaggcgcaattcagtttttttaactgcaatgtttttcttaataaacacaGTCTaactatttatctatctatctgtaaAATATAACCCCCGGGGCTTATCagtcggaattttacggtatggTACGGTGGCCCATAGATGTCACGGCACAAACAAAAACTGCTcagcacaaaaaaataatattaatcatCACGGCAGAAGTGTCATCACACGGAACGCGGAAATGACTGTGTCTGCACATGTACGGTTATTCAGTCGCTCAAAAATATGGCGGGTGACGACTTTGATTTGGGAGAAGAAAACGAGGATAGCAAAGAAATCCTTAATCGGTATTATTTTTGAGTACAAAGAAATTAGTTTGCTTCTACTAAGATAGAAGAACGGAAAATTACTGCTCACTACTTCTCAATCGTTGCTGATTCGGATTTTTCTCTCTCAGATATTTATCTAAAGAACCGCATATCGCAGCCTCTCCCCGTCAAAAAAAACTTGCTAATGAACTGGAGAGGCGCTGGAAGGAGTATGGCTTTGATCACGTGGAACAACCCGAGTACAAAGCGCTGCTGTCCTTCCCCAACACAACACATCCGACAAGAATAACCATCAAATATAAAAATGGAACGATTATTCATCAAATCAAAGGAGAGGAACAGGTACAAGGGGCAGGAAGTTTGTTGACTTTTCCTCAAGGATTgtaaagccaaaacaaaacacgTATGCGCATGCTCGCCTTTTAccagaagaagaacaaaagTAAGCGCGGAAGATTACCCGGTGAAAGTATGACAAGCTAAATCATCACGTGACCAACTCATGCCAAGTTCATTTCCGGCCCGCCAAGTCAAAAAGATAGGAAAAAAATTTACACCATCCATAAAAAAGAACAGGTCCTGTCCTCTCTTCCCACGCATGGCGATTGTCAGACCCTTTTTTGTAAATACAAATGACCAAAAGtaaaaaagcaaaactattcAAATCGATTGCAATTAACTTGTTCACGTGACGTTATAGGATGGCGGCTCAAAGCAAGCTGTGCTGCCGTTCCTTGGTTACAGTCCCAGTGGAAAAGTTGAAGGGGAGCTTGTTTATGTCAACTATGGAAGAGTGAAAGACTTTAAGCAGCTCAAGAATCTCGGCGTTAATGTGACGGGAAAGATCGCCATTATGAGATACGGAAAAATATTTCGAGGAAATAAGGTATGGACTGGTTGAACTGAGAAAACATCGGTATCCTACCCGTATGGATTAATCTAAAATTGGAATACACCCGACCAGTCGCTCAAACGTATTAGCGTTGAATGTAATGTTGAAGATAGCTATTGTGAAGAACGTAAAATGAGATACTCCTAGGAAGTAACGAATGAAGAAGAAGGAGGTTAAGAAGAACTGAGGAAAGAAGAATTAACTCGAGAAACAAGAGCAAACTATAAATCCCTTCCTATGTGTCTCGATACGGAAGGACAACGGAACTGAACCCTAAATTACAGCgttctcttgaaaaaaaaaaacacttcctaattatacgtatttttttaaaacaatccAAGACAAATTGCCGGCCAAGTTCCTAAAATTCATTGTTCTTCTTTGTGTGTAAAGAGTGGAGCCCAAGCGTTTTGCATCAACTGGGACAGCGGTTTCACAAGAAAGCAATCCATTCAAAGGTAACAGTTTGTGGTATCTGTTTTCTAGGTAGCAAATGCAGCAAATTATGGCGCCAAAGCCGCTCTTATCTTCTCAGACCCTGCGGATTACGCTTTAGCAGGGGGAGACCCCAAGGATACATATCCTAACACTGCTTGGCTTCCAGCTACCGGAGTACAACGGGGATCAATCTATACTGCCTCAGGGGTGGGAGACCCTCAAACTCCTGGAATAGGGTCCATCCCAGGGATGTATCGCAGGTCGCAAGAGGAAAGCCAACTGCCTCCGATCCCCGCACATCCCATGGGATATGGAGATGCTATTCACTTTCTCAGCATTATGGGAGGTAAGtaacaatttaattaattttaaagaagcTTTTTCCCATAGAAAAAGTGCTGTGAGGAATCCCGGCGGCTAGAGCAGACCCTTCCTCAAACTAACTATCGAACAGTTCACTCGATTTTCAGGGTAAATAACGCTTGTGGCAAGTAGAATCACACataactgaatttattttgatgGAACAATGTATTAAAGACATACATTTGAACTGCGGCGGGAAGTTTGAAATCATCGCAATTATGATCAGtgacgaaaggaaagcctgaaaaattcaggctttaaTGGCATTCAAAGCCATGGCCTCTGTGATACCGGTGTAGTGctctaccaattgagctatcaagccaactgggagATGGAAATTAATTTGTGAGTACGTAACTGAAGCCTTAAATTCATGACTGCGATGATCTCAAAACGTAACttgtttcattatttattttgtaGCACTAGTTCTGCAGAAACTAGTTGGCACAGTGCTAAAAGCAGTTGCCTTCCAGTGGTTTCCGACAACGTTTACCGGTTTTGATTTCCGGCCGGGCTCTTAAGTTAGTTCCCATCTGGTCTTGTAACTGGCTAATTAAAAAATAACTCAGAGCAGAATCGCACTATTAAAGGTGTAGACTCtcataatttacatttattcgACTCTTGATTTAGGTCAGGAAGCCCCGAAGGACTGGAGAGGAACTCTGGATATTACCTATCGTCTTGGACCTGGCTATAACCGCAACAACATGACGGTTTCGCTCGACATAAACAACTTTTATGAAGTCAAGTCGTTCTTTAACGTGATTGGCACAATGTACGGGGACATCGAGCCTGATCGCTTTGTTTTGGTTGGCAGCCACAGAGATGCCTGGGTGAACGGAGCAGTTGACCCAATCACGGGAAGCACTATCACAAATGAAATTGCTCGTGGGCTCGGGGTGTTGAAAAACAATGGATGGAAACCTCGTCGGACAATAATTGTTagtttgcaattgcaaaaatcattttaagggctttaaaaattttcttttttaaccttCAGTAATAAAATAGGTCATTATTGACAGCTGTTTCGATTAAGGCCGTCAAACACGCAAATGTTGAATGAATTACTTCATAACAAGAGGAAGGGCATCCGCACATTGGTGGCTCTTGTTTTTGATCGATGGACCGTTTTAGGTATTTCGCAATATCTCACAAAGACCTCTTTATACGCGTAAACCTGGGTCTAACTTTAAAAAGtgcgaaatatttttttttcttcttctttaggTTTGTAGCTGGGGAGCAGAGGAATACAGTATAATTGGATCAAGAGAGTGGGTTGAACAACACGAAAAACTTCTTAGCGAAAGAGCTGTGATCTACCTTAATTTAGACACGGCCGTACAAGGCAATTACTTCTTTACTATGGATTCCTCTCCCCTTGTTAAAGACACATTACGGGAGTTCAGCAAAATGGTGGACGACCCTAGTGCGCATGACGATAAAAAAACAATATATGACATCATGGCTGAAAGAAATCCGGTAGACCCCAAGGCAGTCCCTCCCAAATCAAAAGTGGGCAATTTGGGATCCGGAAGTGATTATGCAGCGTTTTATCAGTATATTGGTGTCCCTTCAGCCGATTTTCATTACATTGGCTACAACTACACTTCCGCTTACTACGCTGTTTATCACACACAACACGACACATTCGAATGGCTGACGAAATTCATTGACCCCGATTTCAAATTCCACAAGGCAGCAACTCAGCTCTGTGGTCAGTTACTGCTCGCTTTTACAGACATGCCGCTCTTGAAGATGAATGCAATGCTCTACGCAGAAGCACTGGAGGAATCTTTGAAAACCTTAAATTCAAGTTACGGTAACGAGCTGAAAAGCCACAGTACAATTGGTCTACTAGAAAGGGCCGTTATGAAGTTCAGAGAAACCGCGGAGAAGTTCACAAAGGCTCAGTAAGTTTGCGTCACTTTACTTTATTTAAGGTAGCGAAGCAAATAAAAGCTGACATGTGGACTGCGACAAAAGAGATTGGATTGACTCGATTGAAGAGTCGCTATTACAGCTATTGCAGATGTATTTACAAAGGCAACAATTTATCTTCAGTTCTTTAAAGTCTTGAGCCCTTGAGCCCTTTCATTTGAACGGTGACGCTTAAGGATTACACCCACAGCCTCAAAAGACAAAATCAACTTGTACAGCATTATAAACAGCACCACATGGAAGTACGGCTCAGTAGCTTAAATTTGAACGGTCACACTTAAGGATTTCAtccacagactcaaaagttaaAATAGACTTGTGCAGTGTTATAAACAGtaccacaggaaagtactgctcagtagctttcgtTTCGAAATCAAATCCAGTGCACTGGTTTAGAACTTGTCTTAACAACTCCTCTCTTTTTGATGTTAGGAACGAAATGGCGAAGGAAATCCAAGAATATAAGGAACCAAGTTTTGCTCGACTGCGCCGACTCAACGACCGATTGATCAAAGTGGAGCGAGCATTCATCTACTCCTATGGCCTGCCGGGAAGACGTCTGATTCGTCACCTAATCTTTGCTCCTGGCAAATATAACTTGTATGGTTCATCTGCCTTCCCGGGTGTTAGCGATACGCTATTTACCTTGGATAAGACTGGCGATAAAGATGAAGTTGACCGTCAGATATCTATCGCTACGCAGGCTATCTATGCTGCCGTCGATATACTATCTGGTCCTTATTAAGACTGGATCGGTTTGAAGAGCCGATCAACTCGCTCCTTAAAGAATCATCCATACTTTAGCAAGTCAAGTAGATTAAAGGGAGATCGTTTTCTTGATGCGGAATTTGGTTTTTGCAAGTGAAGGATATAGTCACAATAGACAAAGTGTGTCGGTAGTTTGAATAGCTTTTTCTCGATagtatatattattaaaaacctCAGTTGTGTGCATAGGTAAATCTCATTTCATGAAGACGCTGTTAATCAATTTTTAATGCAAATCCAGTTGTTTCTGCCGCATTTACGCTtactaagaaatgttttttttctttcgcgtGTATCTTTTATCTTTGTGTATCTTTCGCGTTTACGCTTAGTTGGAATGactctaaattttttttttgcagcgaCGTGGTAAGTTATGCGTTCTGGTCATCCGCATTCCTTTTCTTTATCGCCACAGCGGTGCATAGTTACTCATTCTTTCGTAAGTTATCCTAGTCGTTTCTGTTATCTTTTTATTACATTGTTTTATCGTTGCCAGTATAAATTTCGTTATTTCGCAAcacgtcttttttttttaaatgtcattGCTAAACATCGTTCCAAAACTGAGATACTTTGCTCGTTCGTTCCTGTCCTGGAGATCAAACAACGTTTCAACCGTATTCAGTTTGCGTATAAATAGATTAAATCACGCGttggaaaaagtcttttggcCTCAATTTGTTGACACAAAAGTTGTCACATTACAAGACAACTTGCAGCGCTTCACgggtaagtacttcatgtatccggtattattatgtatttaaatataaGGTATTTATAGTGTATGTAAATAATTAGCCCTTTATACCCATTTATACCCTTATATACACTATAATATACGCGTCGGAATACATTAtcatttaaatacactataataggggatacatgaagtacctaggcTTCACGATACCaaccgctgtttcgggaaatgagccagcgctcacttctcggggaggatacccgaactcgagtgaaaGTCGGATTTGTCTGGGTAACGTTCCTTGGAATAAATACTACTTAAAGCACATAGCCGGACAGGTAGTGCGCAAAACGATTCAAAATATTGGCTCCTGCTTTCATTCTGTCCTCGGAGTGCTCTTCGAGTGTGTGGCCTGGAGGTCTGCTCGTATAAAGGCCTGCATTTGGTGGATTTTCGTTGTGTTTTCACAAGTATTGTACGTACAcaataaaattactttaactGAGCAGTGCAAAACGCATAGGATAATTCGTGACTGGCAGTGTCACTTTATCGTTAACGTGCAAAGAATATCTAATGGTGCAACCAGGTTTCCGTGGGCTTTCCAGCAGGGCATTCAAAGTTGCGGACACTAATTGCAGGAAAGAGGTTCTTTTCTGGCATGTGCGTGAATTTCCTGTCGTATCATGTCCTAGAAACGAGGTGACTCGTGGAACCTACCATATCCGACCTGCCGCGCTACAAGAATTGTTTATGAGCTTGATCGTTCACGGCTATagaaaaattaactttgaatATTCTGGCGGCGCAGTTCTGCAAAACTTGGGTCCtttaattttccaatttttCTCTTCCTCATCTCCCCAGTCTTCTTTTATCGCCAGAAGTGCCGCCGGACAACTATGAAATTTTCGACATGCAATAATGCCAAATGTATCATCATTGACAAtttctcaaaatgttttttcatCTGCTCATGAATAATTCTCTCAAACACATTAGATAAAACAGGCAGTACTTAAACTAGCCTGAAATTTGGCTTTATCTAAGacattttttttgctgtggTGTAAGCTGTATTTGCTTCCACATAATCTCGAACTTGGGATTTGGTTAAGATTGTGTTCACAAGATCAGTAAGCAGCTTAGGTACAGAAATAGCTGAAGCTCGTGGATGAATGACGTCATATCCCTATGCCCTATTAGGTTTCATGTCTTCAAGACCGTCTTGACAGCATGACAGGAACTTGAAAGCAAATGTCTTCTTCCACTCCGCAAATACGTGCTTGTTCTCTGTAAACAGTTGGATTGTGACTAATGAAGGTTGAAAATTCTATCGTAAGTGGTGCACACCGTGGTTTTGCGCAATTCCGAACAATAAAGACACTACGGTCTTGTTTATGATAGAGATAATTTGCACCCACCAGCCAAAGCTTTGTTTCTCAACccatcacaggcagcccagactcgaagggtaaaaaaattataaggatcaGTTGTATGGAAAtcttgataacaaactgaaaaagatatttacacgcaaaaattctcaataaaaaagtCGTACTTTGTTGTCCTGGTGACAtcctcgctttttgtgtggttattt
This portion of the Montipora capricornis isolate CH-2021 chromosome 11, ASM3666992v2, whole genome shotgun sequence genome encodes:
- the LOC138023803 gene encoding glutamate carboxypeptidase 2-like; the protein is MDDEVVLTYKRRRRRRRIHMIVGIVTLIVVFFIGFLIGFLALKSKSEPTKPVVPDKKLSFQERQEQIKKHHMDFTTAVSEDELKSTLRYLSKEPHIAASPRQKKLANELERRWKEYGFDHVEQPEYKALLSFPNTTHPTRITIKYKNGTIIHQIKGEEQDGGSKQAVLPFLGYSPSGKVEGELVYVNYGRVKDFKQLKNLGVNVTGKIAIMRYGKIFRGNKVANAANYGAKAALIFSDPADYALAGGDPKDTYPNTAWLPATGVQRGSIYTASGVGDPQTPGIGSIPGMYRRSQEESQLPPIPAHPMGYGDAIHFLSIMGGQEAPKDWRGTLDITYRLGPGYNRNNMTVSLDINNFYEVKSFFNVIGTMYGDIEPDRFVLVGSHRDAWVNGAVDPITGSTITNEIARGLGVLKNNGWKPRRTIIVCSWGAEEYSIIGSREWVEQHEKLLSERAVIYLNLDTAVQGNYFFTMDSSPLVKDTLREFSKMVDDPSAHDDKKTIYDIMAERNPVDPKAVPPKSKVGNLGSGSDYAAFYQYIGVPSADFHYIGYNYTSAYYAVYHTQHDTFEWLTKFIDPDFKFHKAATQLCGQLLLAFTDMPLLKMNAMLYAEALEESLKTLNSSYGNELKSHSTIGLLERAVMKFRETAEKFTKAQNEMAKEIQEYKEPSFARLRRLNDRLIKVERAFIYSYGLPGRRLIRHLIFAPGKYNLYGSSAFPGVSDTLFTLDKTGDKDEVDRQISIATQAIYAAVDILSGPY